TTATATAGGATGGTCCATTAAATAATGTTGGCAATCCATTGTCCCACAACTTCCTCAATAAAATGGATGATGGGACATTGTATTCACAAGCTGGAGAAGAAGGGCGGAGGATTTTGATGTTGAATAGCATGATATCATTTTGGAGGTCTAGCCGTGATCGTATCAGGTGATacattgatgatgtcatcacCAAATGTCATAGTCACATTGACCAGGGGCCAATATGTGGTGTGGACTGATAATGATCAACCACTACACAGGTAGGTGTACACCCTTCTAGTGTGACAGTTCAATCTGCTAGAATTTTCTTTTTAAGGTTTTAGTGATCACCATGACGACTTTTACATTATTGTCCTGTCTTAGGGTAGGCTGTATACTGCCACAGTTGATCACTGCTGGGACAGTCACCAGACGAGGTGTTGAATCGACTTGGTTGACTGCTAGCAACCCTAAGGTACTAGTACTTGTATGTTATGCTGGTCTCAACTATACTGTGACTCTAGGAGAATAGAGTTGGGTCTGAACTAAAGTCTTTGGTACAAGCTCCTGATGGATATCATTTGGTTGGAGCTGATGTGGATAGTCAAGAATTGTGGATAGCATCTGTTATTGGTGATGCTCATTTTGCTGGTTTACATGGTACATGTGCAGTGTATGTCTTTCATGGATGTGTGCATGTGGTTAtgcccagttgctgttgtttctTTGAACAAgaaaactttactcacattactcCACAGCTTCTTAAAAGGTGACCTGCTGTCtgctggggaagcagcccaggGTAGTTAGTGTTAACCAGGGAAACACAGGCATGACCGTGTTAGCATGTTGGCCaaaggtttgtgtgtgtgcacataaaTGCACTTGGGGCCTGGTATTAGTTAGGTAACCAAATTCTGGCATGCCTTGTAGCACCTGAGTAGAGCACAGGTGTGTTAtactgggtaggtgtgactgTGTACACAGCAGCTACCTTTCTGCCTGTGTGGTAGTCTGTGACGCATGTCAACTATTCCCATATTAGGTTCCACTGCAGTTGGCTGGATGACTCTACAAGGTAAAAAGAGTGAGGGTACTGATCTACATTCCAAGACTGCCAGTACTATTGGCATCACCAGAGACCAAGCCAAAGTAAGCACCATGCAAAAAGTGGTCAGTTTTGGAGTTGACCAAGGAAACTAAGTGCACAGGTGCTTAAAAGTAGCCAGAACTTATGATATCGTagacaaaccacctgtacagctTATCTTTATAATATTTATTCTGTAGGTATTCAACTATGGCCGTATCTATGGAGCAGGCAACAAATTTGCTATTCAATTGCTTAGGCAATTTAACTCAAACCTCTCCAAGGAAGAAGCAGAAGAGAAGGCTAGTGTACTCTATGCAGCAACTAAGGGAACAAGACGGTGTGTAGTTGTATGTACCATAGTAACGGGTAGCTAGGCTATTCATGTTACAGATATGTACTGAGCAAACGTGGTATACAACTGGCAAAAGATTATGACATCAAGGTAACTGAGGACTTTTCCATTGACTGGAAACAGTATAGGAAGCTAAGAGATTTATTTCTACGAGACAGTAGCAACAGCAGGTGGGCAGTAGCTATAGAACCTGTTTGTGTAGTGATATTGCTGTAGATACAAGTACATGCCACGCATCATCAAGCAATCTTATTGGTCAAATGGAAGGTGTGTTATTAAGTAGCCACTATGACTGCTGTAGTTACTGCTAGTTGTTATGGTAACAGTGAGTCACACATGTTCAACAAACTGGAGGAGATTGCAACTTCATCAGACCCATCCACACCAGTACTAGGTTGTAAGATTAGTAGGGCTCTTAAACCACAATATGTTGGCACTCAGGTAAGTCACCAGATGTTATGTTAAGATATCATGTAACCAAACTAACAGTATATGACCAGTCGTGTGAACTGGGTGGTGCAGTCATCAGCCGTCGATTACCTTCATATGATGTTGGTTTGTATGAGGTGGTTAATAGAGTGTTATCAGATTGATGCCAGATTTTGTATCAGTATTCATGATGAGGTGAGGCTGCTTCATGAGGGAATGTGGGCACTATATGGAATTGTGAACAGGTGCGGTATTTGGTGAGAAGTGAGGATTGCTATCGTGCTGCACTTGCTCTGCAGATTACCAACCTGTTGACCAGATCAATGTTTGCGTACAAGCTGGGAATGAATGACCTACCACAAGTAAGTTGAGTGGCATTTTGTACCTTGTGCTGCTTAGTACTGTGCTTGCTGAATGTATTATAATTAGACCGTCCTACAATAATGTAAGTCTTCCAGAATACAGTAGACCCTTATTTATTGGAAATTGAACATGACTGTTCAATTGGAGTATTTTTAAACattggtgtatgttctattagagtagttgaatatGCTCTTGGTACTTTTCTACACTAAATGACTAGGCCATACATAAAGCATGTTGTAGCTTCTTCTCTACCAGTCTGTAGCATTCTTCAGTGCTGTGGACATTGACAAGGTACTAAGGAAGGAGGTCACGATGGATTGTTGTACTCCTTCAAATCCTCTGGGACTGGCCAAATCACAAGGGATATCACAAGGTTGTAGTCTAACTTAGATGTGTGTTACTAATAAATTTATTATTGTGTAGGAGAGACTGTTGACATCTACCAAGTGATGGAGATAACAAAGGGAAGCTTGGAGAAGAATTGAGGTTACACATCCTCAATAATTCCGTAGACAAAATTTTCAGTGAAATCATGTAAATTTTTCAGTGCTAATTCAAAATTGCAAAAATATTGACCATTAAATTACTTCTGAAGCTTGAAATAATTAAACGAGGTTAACATTGTGAACAGCGTCTTGCAGAGAACACACATCATGTGTGGCTATCTGAGTTTGTTATCATTTGGTTAGGTGTGACATCCACAATATTAGATTTATGTGAAAGGACAGATGAAGTTTCTAATGTGAGAGGGTTGACCTCTGGGAGCAGGGGCCTCCTAGCCATGTCACATTTCATCAGAATTAGGCCTTCTGCAGTTCAACCACCTTATTTATACATACAAAAAAACTTGGCACAGTAGTAAGATCACGAGTTATAAACTGAGACACAAGAAAAATGCTGACTAATGCTTTCTTTTTATAAatcttgtgactgttctattagagtatataaatCTTCAGCATTGTCATTTTGCTGGTCAGGCAGTCCTCTTGCAGTCGTGTTGACAAAGTGTATCACAAAAGTcgtcaaatatatatatatatatatattaaaaaaatacaatacaaacCCTTTAATGGTGTAAGAGAGTATGTGTTGTACACCTCAGTATCAGCCTGACTGCCTCCAGTGAATTTAGCAGTAGGCGTCATTTAGAGTACTGTCACTAGGAGACCAAGCAGCTGCTCACAACTTGGTcaagtgacacacacacacacacaacatacacgaTGGGAAGAAGGGATAACAATGTTACTGTGAATATGGAGGAAGAGAAGTGTTTTCTACTTCAATGATTTTGACATCTGGTTTAATACTTGCTGTCTTGTTTCCTAGCAATTCAAGGTTACTATAGAATAGTTGAATGTCCTAGGGACAACTATACCTGGTAATACATCACCAATTATCCATGCAGGGACTCCATCTAATGCCTGCCACATTGAATAAGTACACAACACATCACACATGATTGCAGACCTGTAGCTCTTCACAGAATCCTTGTGCTTTCTCCTTACTAATGCACACCATTAGCCCACCTGTAAGAAAATACACGTGAAGTAAAGACCAAACATTTATAGCCTGGGAATATAAAaacaattagagtattttgtgacAATGCtgggtgaatgttctattagagaaactGAGGTAGCTGAATTTGGAGCTATTTATAAAATCTCAAATGTACACTGAAACCTGATAAAGACATGAGTCTAGCCAAATCAACTCCTTTATTTGTGTACCAGTAGCTGATAAGTATCCAATGGCACAGGTGTACAAAGTGGCCCGCCTAATCCAGCCACTTGTTTGATACTTTTGACCAATTAAAGGTGATTGGACCAAACAGGTTTCATTGTATCAATCTTTTACCTGAAGTTTCAGCTGAAAAGCCTTCCTTCAACTTGAAGTTGATACCATCAGGAGCACTGGCAGCTGCTTCAGCTGCAGCAAACATCCCACCAAAAACTGTGAAGAAGATAAGTTACAAAGAAGACGAGAAATGAATTCAGACACCATCAACCCATACTGTAGCTACCTGGTAGGGTGTGTATACACAAGGAAACGTCTTGTTTCTGGTTACTGGCCAAGTTCCTAAGGTGACCAAGGATACCAAATCCTGTCACATCTGTTGCACCATGAGACTCTAGATGTTAGCAGAGTAGAAGTGTGAAGTCTATTAATAGTAATACTTACCATATTTGTGCATTAACTTAGCAGCACTTCGATTCAGCCTAGCCATAGAGTACATTGAAgcattgtaggcttgtaccactGTATAGGGTTGCTAATGACAATCATGTAACTGTCTCCCAAACTCTACCTGTTTCCTTTGTGATCACCTTCTCAATCATGCTCCAGTACTTGGGCTGAAAAGTATTAACTAAAAAGGAGACAACCCATTTGTAAAAGTCACCTGCTCCAACCACTGATGAGCATTAACCGCAATCTGTGTTCCTACTGGTTTGGTCAGCACAATAACATCACCAGCTACAGCTTGGTCGGGCCTGTGATGGATAAgtcatgtgatgtcacatggTGTCATTGCGTGCTCACATGATGAACTCATCCTTACTGCAAACTGCTGAAGCCACGCCTCCAATAATAAACCAAGGGTTGAGCACCGATTGGCCACCATTAACACTGGACCCTGCCTCCTTACAGAGATCTAATCCAAACAAATTACTTGTATTACTGTAAACCCAGAAATGTTCGCATTGtggaaaaaacaaaaaacaacaacagatTTTTGTGTATGAAATTCCACAAATTTTGATGTTTGGTACACACTATTAATCAGTTTAACCATTAGATATTTTTGCCAGCTCACAGAAGTGAGAGTTTCACTTTATGTGAACTTCTTTGGATTTACCATATGCACAAACCAACATACCATTAAATCCTTTGATCATTTGAGGGGCAACTACTGCTCTCTGTTGTTGTGTCATCTCATTGCTAATACCTGTAGACCACATGTGCTACCAAACATGATCTCCACCTATGTAACACACTAACCTAACAACATCAACATGTTGTCACACTCACTGACCCCCATGGCATAGAGGTCACTGAGTACATTAGCACAGGCTATCTTCCCCTGCAACACATGAACTGTTATCTCCATAACAGTAGCAACTGTTTAAAACGTTACCTGCAAATAAGGGTCATCCACTAAGGGATAAAAGCTGTTGGTTGTCAAGGTAACTATTATAATGTGTCATTGTTTTTGTTAAGGATACAAGTCAGTTGTTTGAACAAGGTAGTATCCACGGTGACGAGTTGGCAACACACAACTGTCCATACCAACTCCCATGCCATCCCCTACATCAGTACGACCCAGTCCTGGAGTGGCCACATTGCAACattaacaaaacactctaatagagcatacaccaTTTTAGGATGTACTCATAGCCGTTGTTTTGCTTACTACATGCAGAGGTACTAATTCAATAGCCACTAGCTTAAAAAAACGGTATACTTTTATTGACATGCTTTAATACAACACTCAGATATAGCAACCATTAGGCAAAGAAGACATTCAACAAACCATCAACTTTCTGGTGTGGGAAACACTGAATGCTGCTGAATGCTGCTGGCCTAGGGGCATGAttccccagaaaatttttaaaaactttctgTATGTGTAAATTTGGACCACAATATTTGGTTAGCAGTGTTGTAGCCATGTTGTGGATGCTGCTATAACTGACTACTGCATAGtagaaaactttggcggtatAAACATTGGCGAATTGCCTTTTTAGTTTTTCATTTTCAGCATGCAATGTGTATGCAACTGCCACAAAGAAAAGCACAAGAGTAGTTAGCAACAAGTTAGTGGTTAGCAACGAGTTTATAGTTATTCATGAGTGACTTTTCGGGTTTGTTTCAAGAAGTGAACAGGCTGCACCATTACACATGCTGGGAAAATTGAATATTTGATTCAATGTACCTAGTAAGTATCACAAAATACTACAGAAGGACACAGCTTACCCTCAAGAAACTTGAGCAGCTGCAAAAAAGTCAAATAAATTACAAGTTCAATACATCACAAGGTGCTCACCTGTTCTTGAGGGACCTTACAACCTATCAAGAGAAAATGAGAACACCACTCTAAGAGACATATTATGGACACTCACCTCATCCTTTCAACTAGAGGAACATGACCAAAAAGAAAAGAGAAGTACTTAATGTATGCACGAAATAATTAGAAGTTAATGTACCTTTGTGAAGTTGGTGAGCCTGAAGCTCTTATCCAGTCCGTGTTCTTCAGGGTTGAACCGCTTTATCTACATCACCACAGCGTGTCCCATCATTCACTTGTACAGTATTCTTACCTCCTGCATTGTCGTGCTAGCTATCGTGACGTCATTAGTTGATGGTGCTAATTATTTAGAAGCAAGTGATTTGATGGTTTCGCCCATCATCGAAGCTGACGCCTAAACTATGTGGCAgatttaggccacaccaagtttTTGTTAAGGATTTTGATATGGTGTAACTGTGAGGCAATAGATTATTACTGAGCAAGGTATTAAAGAAGGCGGGGCTACGGATATCGTTTCGCATTCTTCAGGATTATGAAGCCCACTCTtatctgtgtatgtgtgttcatCATCGCGACTTTAGTGTACCTGAACACACTGGACTGTGGCTTTTGTTTCGATGATCTGTCAGCTATTGAGCAGAATCAAGACTTGCGACCCACCACCCCTTGGACGAACCTATGGTGGGATGACTTCTGGGGGACACCAATGAACAAAGATGGTAGCCACAAATCATATCGTCCACTCTGTGTCCTGTTGTTCCGCTTTAACTATTATCTACATCAACTTGATCCAATGGGTTATCATCTTGGGAATGTAGTGCTCCATGCTATAGCCTCAACACTGTTCACATTGTTCTGTTACTTGTACGTGTTTCATGCTGCACCTCCAGCCATGATAGCTGGACTGCTATTTGCTGTCCATCCTGTACACAGTGAAGCAGTAAGCAACTAGGATATCAGTTGATATAATATTTGTGTTAAGGTTGCAGGGGTTGTTGGTAGAGCAGAAAGCCTTTCAGCTATCTTCTTCATTGCAAGCATTTGTGCATACCAGAATGCTATCCAGAAAGCTCAGGGCACAGGTAAGCAGAAAAGTATTGTAATTGCTGTAATATTTTACGACATTTGCAGGAATTAAGTGGTTGCTGCTGACCATTGTAGCTGGTTTGTGTGCCGTGCTCAGCAAAGAACAAGGGATTACATTTGTTGCTCTGTGTGTAGTGAGTGACGTTGTTGTTAATGGTACCAGTAAACTGAGAAACACAATCCTACGAGGGTTTTGTCTTTTCCTATTTGTGATCACCTTTATGATTGCCCGTGTAAAAATCATGAGTGCTGAGCTACCAGTATTTACAATGTGAGTGTTTATATGTACACAACTATGGTGTAATGTTGGCCTGCTCTAGTCATGACAATCCAGCAGTGGGCTTGCCCACACCTCATCGACAGCTTACATGGCTCTACTTGTGTTACGTGAACATGCAGTTGTTGTTCTTCCCAAGTTGGTTGTGTGCTGACTGGACAATGGGAACAGTCCCTGTTGTACAATCACTTGCTGATCCTCGTAATCTTGCAACACTGGCAACATTCCTTGGACTGGCAGTGCTCAGTTTACATGCATTATTTAGGGCATGTACCAATGGCTGGAGAATCATATCCATGGTATTGATATATCGTCTATTGGTACTATATGTAATCCAGTTTCTATGTATGTACTATAGGGACTGTCATTATTGGTGTTTCCATTTCTTCCTGCCTCCAATCTCTTCTTCCCTGTTGGATTTGTAGTGGCAGAACGAATACTATATGTCCCCAGTATGGGGTTCTGTATACTGGCCTCCTATGGAATGAGTATCATCATTAACTATAAGTAATATTCCTGTACATATGTGCCAATGTATATTTTCCATTCCCCACAGGCCAAAGTTACGGATGATTGTTGTCATTGCACTAACTCACATACTGATATTTTATTCCATCAAGACTATTGTCAGAAACAGAGACTGGTAACTTTGTTTACTAAATGTTAAATACTTATGTAATATTGTGCAGGCTATCTGATGAAACACTGTTTACAGTAGCTGTTAAGATGAATCCAAACAATGGGAAAATCCATAACAATCTTGGCCATGTTTACGAAAACAGTGGAAGGCTATCTGAAGCTGAGCAGATGTTTCTTCTAGCTTCTCAGATTCAACCAGATGATGTTGGAGCATTCATCAATCTTGGTCGTGTGAGAAAAGCGCAAGACAAATATCAACTAGCAGAAGAGGTAATTGATATTGTGGCCATTAATAATCTTGTAGCTATATAACACAATTACCAAAGGCTTATAATGAAGCAGTCAAGTTAATGCCAGACATTAAGAAACAGAAGACATTTCGTATAGCACCCAACTATATCAATCTCTACTTCAACCTGGCCAACTTGGTTAAGCTAAATGACAGCAGATTAGAGGAAGCCCTGCAGGTATCGCACAGCTCATGTGATCCAGTCATGATATCAGCAATGTATTCACCTAGTTAT
The Dysidea avara chromosome 7, odDysAvar1.4, whole genome shotgun sequence genome window above contains:
- the LOC136260312 gene encoding inactive selenide, water dikinase-like protein, encoding MGVGMDSCVLPTRHRGYYLVQTTDFFYPLVDDPYLQGKIACANVLSDLYAMGVSECDNMLMLLGISNEMTQQQRAVVAPQMIKGFNDLCKEAGSSVNGGQSVLNPWFIIGGVASAVCSKDEFIMPDQAVAGDVIVLTKPVGTQIAVNAHQWLEQPKYWSMIEKVITKETVVQAYNASMYSMARLNRSAAKLMHKYESHGATDVTGFGILGHLRNLASNQKQDVSLCIHTLPVFGGMFAAAEAAASAPDGINFKLKEGFSAETSGGLMVCISKEKAQGFCEELQALDGVPAWIIGDVLPGNKTASIKPDVKIIEVENTSLPPYSQ
- the LOC136260311 gene encoding protein O-mannosyl-transferase TMTC3-like, yielding MKPTLICVCVFIIATLVYLNTLDCGFCFDDLSAIEQNQDLRPTTPWTNLWWDDFWGTPMNKDGSHKSYRPLCVLLFRFNYYLHQLDPMGYHLGNVVLHAIASTLFTLFCYLYVFHAAPPAMIAGLLFAVHPVHSEAVAGVVGRAESLSAIFFIASICAYQNAIQKAQGTGIKWLLLTIVAGLCAVLSKEQGITFVALCVVSDVVVNGTSKLRNTILRGFCLFLFVITFMIARVKIMSAELPVFTIHDNPAVGLPTPHRQLTWLYLCYVNMQLLFFPSWLCADWTMGTVPVVQSLADPRNLATLATFLGLAVLSLHALFRACTNGWRIISMGLSLLVFPFLPASNLFFPVGFVVAERILYVPSMGFCILASYGMSIIINYKPKLRMIVVIALTHILIFYSIKTIVRNRDWLSDETLFTVAVKMNPNNGKIHNNLGHVYENSGRLSEAEQMFLLASQIQPDDVGAFINLGRVRKAQDKYQLAEEAYNEAVKLMPDIKKQKTFRIAPNYINLYFNLANLVKLNDSRLEEALQLYNTALSMKQDFVEVYINKADTLLKLNKIEEAKLAYEKAIYYNPKYTDAYYNLGTVYIRLKDNKQAEKYFRHAVKLNPGHIASLFNLALLLKDSKNWEESETIFLQLIQLAPSDWRVTYNLGILYTDTSQLEKAEQWFKKTLELNHSHQGTAYVLGLLYSTRNEYNTAIEYLKKIPTSNVKAMLLLGDCYTNVKQLRLAEKTYSAVLSHSPNHTMAMHNLAVVMAEQKQYTEAIKLFSAVLELEPTHKTASKFLMLAKQQLAEQQK